The Salinirubellus salinus genome segment CGCCGCGGTGGAGGGCGAGGCGACCCTGGCGACCATCTACGGGTCGCCCGTCCGCGACGGGCAACTCGTCGCGGCAGGCGACGCGTACCACGAGACGGGCGTGACCGTCACGGAGACCGCCTCGGTGGAGGCACACGTCCTCGAACTGGAGTACGAGAAGGGCGTTGACGCACCCGCCGGTGCGACTGTCGTGGACTACGAAGCCCTGCCGGCCGTCGACCGGGCGGCGTTCGACGCGATGACCCGCGATTCGAAGGACGACCGCTTCGTCGCGGCTCAGAGCGTCTCCATCGGCGGGTTCGAGTACGTCTACCCGGACGACGCCGAGAGCGACTCCCGCTTCGTCGCCGACTCGCCCGTCTGGGTCCGGTACGAGGGCGAGGTGATGGAGGTGCGGGTCACCGGCACACAGCGGACCGAGCGGGAGACGTTCCGCGTCACGCTCGAACGGGTGGCCGACACGCCCGAGGCGTTCGCGGACTACCTGCGGGCCGAACACGTCGCCGACCTCTCGGGACTGAGCGAGGCCGAACGCGAGGTCGTCCGCCAGGCGACCGAGAGCGAGTACGACGAGTGCGAACCGCTCTCCGGGGGCTTCCAGGGCGTGGTCGACGAGTTCCGGGCACTCCCCGAGCGCTTCCGCCCCGACGGGAACCTCCTCGTCGAGTTCGAGGGAGAGACCTACGAGGCCGACCTCGTGAACGCTGTCGTCTGAGCCGCCCCGGTGCGACCGTCACGCCCAAGCGGTCGACGCGGGTAGAGTGGAGTATGAGCGAACGTCCGAGCGCGGAGTGGTGGCCGTGAGCGGTGAGGCGACAGGCGGCGACCCCGACGCAGACGCTGGCCCGCGAGTCCCCGACGACCTCGACGCCGTCCGGGAGGCCCTCGTCTCGTGGTACGAGGCCGACCACCGGTCGTACCCGTGGCGCGAGACGACCGACCCATACCCCATCCTCGTGAGCGAGGTGATGAGCCAGCAGACGCAACTCGACCGGGTGGTCGAGGCGTGGCACGACTTCCTCGACGAGTGGCCCACGGTGGAGGCACTGGCGGACGCCGACCGGGCCGGCGTGGTCGGCTTCTGGACCGACCACTCGCTGGGGTACAACAACCGCGCGAAGTACCTCCACGAGGCGGCCCGGCAGGTCGTGAGCGAACACGACGGCGAGTTCCCCCGGACACCCGACGGCCTGCAGGACCTGATGGGCGTGGGCCCCTACACCGCGAACGCGGTGGCCTCCTTCGCGTTCGACGACGGCGACGCCGTCGTGGACACCAACGTCGAGCGCGTGCTCTACCGCGCGTTCGACGTGCCGGACGACGACTCGACGTTCGAGCGCGTCGCCAACGAGGTGATGCCACCCGGCGAGTCCCGCGTCTGGAACAACGCCGTGATGGAACTCGGGGGAGTCGCCTGCGGCAAGAGTCCCCGCTGCGACGAGGCCGGGTGTCCGTGGCGCGAGTGGTGTCACGCCTACGGCACCGGCGACTTCACCGCCCCGGACGTGCCGACCCAGCCGAGTTTCGACGGGAGCAGGCGCCAGATGCGTGGCCGCGTCGTGAAGGCGCTCCGCGAGTACGAGGCACTCCCGCTCTCGAAACTCGGCCCGCGGGTCCGGGTCGACTACGGCGGCGAGTACGGCGAGGCCTGGCTGCACGGCCTCGTCTCCGACCTGGCCGACGACGGCCTCGTCGAGGTGGCCGACGGAGACGACGACGAACCGGTCGCGAGGCTCCGACGATGAGCGACGACGGCATCGACCCCCGGCCGCCCGTCATCGGGTTCCTGCTGGCGGCGCTGGGGGTCGTCGTGGCGGGCGTGTACGGCGGTAACTCCATCGGCGCGATGCTCCCGGTCGCGGTACTGTTCGGTGCGCTGTTCGCGTTCGGGATGCTGCTCTCGCAGTGGTTCGGCCGTCGCGACTGACCGGTTCGGCGGTGCGGACGAAACTGCCATCCCTTTAGTTCCCGCCCCCCTCTCGCGGGTATGAGCACGCACGTCGTGGCGCTGGTCGGGAGCCTCCGCGACCAGAGCTACACCCGTCTCGCCTCGCGCATCGCCCTCGACGCGGCGGCGGCGCACGGCGCGACGACGGACCTGATAGACCTCGGCGAACTCGATCTGCCCGTCTTCGACGCCGACGACCGGGAGGTGGGCGACGCGGCCGACCTGAAGGCTCGCGTCGCCGACGCCGACAGCGTCCTCCTCGCCACGCCCGTCTACCACGGGTCGTACTCTGGCGTCCTGAAGAACGCCCTCGACTACTGCGGGTTCGACGAGTTCGAGCACACCACCGTCGGGTTGCTCGCCGTCGCCGGCGGCGGGTTCCCCTCGCCCGCCCTCGACCACCTCCGCATCGTCGGCCGGTCGCTCAACGCGTGGGTCCTCCCGCACCAAGCCGCGCTCCCGCACGTCTACCGCCAGTTCGAGGACGGCGAGCTCGTCGACGAGGACCTGCGCGAGCGTGTCGAGAAGCTCGGTGTCCGCCTCGTCGAGTACGCACACATCGAACCGGACCCGCGGACCGTGGAGGCCAGAGAGAACGTGGGGGCCGACGACTAGCCACGAAACGCCGACTCGCGCTACGCGCTCGCCGCGGGTGTGGTGTCGGTGCTACCGCATCACACGAAACCGCCCGACAGCACGTCGATTTTCACTTTCACTCGCTGGTGTGGTTTGATGTACTATCGGTGGCTCCGAACGGGGCGTGCACGCCATCACGCAGAGCGGCTGGGTCGAGGTGGTCACCGGGTGTATGTTCTCCGGCAAGACCGAGGAGTTGTTGCGGCGGCTGCGGCGCGCGGAGATAGCCGGGCAGGACGTGGCCGCGTTCACGCCCGCCATCGACGACCGGTACGGCACGGCGACCATCGGGAGTCACGCCGGCCGGCGCATCGAGGCCACTGTCGTCGACACCGAGGACCCCCTGCCGGGGATGCGCGACCAGCTGAACGGCGAGGACGTGGTGGCGGTGGACGAGGCGAACTTCTTCGGTCCCGCCCTGCTCGACGCCTGCGAGACGCTCGCCGCGGAGGGCCGTCGTGTCGTCGTCTCGGGCACCGATCAGACGTTCCGCGGCGAACCGTTCCACCCGCTCCCCGCGCTGATAGCCACCGCCGAGTACGTCGAGAAACTGCAGGCCATCTGCACGCAGTGTGGCGAACCCGCCACACGGAACCAGCGGCTGGTCGACGGCGACCCCGCCCACGTCGACGACCCCACCGTCGTCGTCGGTGCCGACGAGGCCTACGAGGCACGCTGTCGGTCCTGCCACACCGTCCGCCGGGACTGAGCCGTGTCTGAACCGATTTCCCGTGTCCGGTAGGCCGACTCGTATGGTTCACGGGCGTGCCCCCACCCTCGGAACGGCTATCGACGTCGGAACGACGCTCGGAGTGGCACTCACCCTCCCGACGGCCCTCTCGTCGACGTTCCCCATCGACGTCCCCCTGCTCCCCGTCCTCGGTGGTCCGCTCCCGGTCGCGTTCCTCGCCGGCTACCACGGAGTCCCGGTGGCCGGGGGCGCGATACGGGTTCGCCGTCGGGCCTCTCCCGCTCACGGCCGTCTCCCTGCTCCGGTCTCTCCTGCTGGGATACGGCTACTGGCCGACGCCGTCGCCAGTGGCGTCCCAGGCTCGACGGGGACGGTCGTCTCGGAACCGTGAAAACGGAGCGGACCGTACGTCCTGCCAGTGACGACGTGGGTCGAGAACCCCCGAGGGGGACGTGACCGTGGACCGCGTGGCCTCGCCCGGGCGTGGGTCGAAGTGCTCGTCCGTCCCCGCCGTTTCTTCAGGAACGGCGTGGCGCCCGGCGACCAGGCGCCCGGCCTGACGTTCGCCGTCAGCGTCGCGCTGGTCTACCTCGTGACCCGGTTCGCGTTCACGCCAGCCAGCGTCCCGCTGGACGTGGGCCGGCCGCTCGTCTCGGCCGCCGTCTCCCTGCTCGTCGCTGGCATCATCGTCGCGCCCCTGACCCTCCACCTCGCGAGCGCCCTCCAGACGGTCATCCTCATCGCCACGGTGAAGGACCGCGCGGGGGTGAGCGAGACGGTCCAGGTGGTCGCGTACGCCACCGCGCCGTGCGTGCTCGCCGGCCTCCCGTTCCCGACGCTCCGTGTCGGCTGCGCCCTCTGGGGGTTCGCGCTCCTCGTCGTGGGGATGGCGACGGTCCACGATACCTCGCTCCCCCGGGCCGCACTCGCCGTCTTCGTGCCCGGCCTGTTCGTCTTCGGCTACGCGTTCGGCGGCGTGTTCGCACTCGAGACGGTGACCGGGCTCGAACTGGTCAGCACGGAACCACCGGTCGCACCCGCCGACATCGGTGTCGATCCCGGACCGTCCTGACGACGAGAGCGGCAACGTCGAAAGGTATTCCCCCGCCGACCGGCCACTCCGAGACATGACCGACACCTTCGACGCGGGCGAGTTCACGCTGCGGAAGGTCCGCGAACACGTCTGGGAGATCCCACAGGAGGGCGAGATGCGCGTCCCCGCGCGCATCCTCGCCAGCGAGGCGTTGCTCGAGGAGATCAGCGACGACAAGACGCTCCAGCAGTTGCGCAACACCACCCACCTCCCCGGCATCCACCGGCACGCGCTCTGCATGCCCGACGGCCACCAGGGCTACGGCTTCCCGGTCGGCGGCGTGGCGGGCATCGACGCCGAGAACGGCTGTATCAGCCCCGGAGCGGTTGGCTACGACATCAACTGCGGCGTCAGGATGATGAAGACGGACCTCACCTACGACGACGTCCGGGGCCACGAGGAGGAACTCGTCGAGGCGCTGTTCGAGGCCGTCCCCTCGGGGCTCGGCGGCGGCGGCATCGTGGAGGGAGGCAACGCCGTCGAGGAGGCGCTCGAACGCGGCGTCGACTGGGCACTGGAGGAGGGGTGGGCCGTCGAGTCCGACCTCACCCACTGCGAGGACGAGGGCCGCCGCCCGGATGCCGACCCGAGTGCCGTCTCGCAGAAGGCCAAGGACCGGGGCCGCAACCAGGTCGGGTCGCTCGGGTCCGGCAACCACTTCCTCGAGGTCCAGCGCGTGACCGACGTGTTCGACGGCGCCATCGGCGACGCCTACGGTCTCTCCGAGGACCAGATCGTCGTCCTCATCCACTGCGGGTCGCGTGGCCTCGGCCACCAGGTGTGCAACGACTACCTCCGGGAGATAGAGAAGACCCACGAGGGACTGCTCTCGCAGTTGCCGGACCGCGAGCTCGCGGCGGCACCCGCCGGCTCACAGCTGGCCGAGGAGTACTACGGCGCGATGTGTGCCTGCATCAACTTCGCGTGGGTGAACCGACAGCTCATCATGCACCGGACCCGGGAGGTGTTCGCGGACGTGTTCGACCGGCCGTGGGAGGAGATGGGGATGGACCTGCTCTACGACGTGGCACACAACATCGCCAAGAAGGAGGTCCACGAGGTGGGGGTCGACGCGGAGGGCCGGCCGGTGGCCGACGCCGACGCCGTCGACCGCGTGGAACGTGAGCTCTACGTCCACCGCAAGGGAGCCACCCGGGCGTTCCCCGCGGGCCGGCCGGAGGTGCCGGAGGCCTACCGGGACGTCGGCCAGCCGGTCATCATCCCCGGCTCGATGGGGGCCGGGTCGTACGTCCTCTGTGGCGGCACCGACTCGATGGACCTCACGTTCGGGTCGACGGCCCACGGCGCCGGTCGGCTGATGTCGCGCACGAAGGCGAAGCAGGAGTACTGGGGCGGCGACGTGCAGGACGACCTGCGCACGCAGGAGGTGTACGTCAAGGCCCAGTCCGGCGCGACCATCGCCGAGGAGGCGCCGGGCGTCTACAAGGACGTCGACGAGGTGGTCCGGGTGAGCGACGAACTCGGCATCGGCTCGAAGGTGGCCCGGACGTTCCCCGTCTGCAACATCAAGGGGTGAGCGAACGGGGTCGGCCACCTCGCCGGTGCCGGCGGACCGGACCCGTCGCTCCGGGAGTGAGTCCACGGAGAGTAACGTCGGGGGGCACCCCTGACGTCGTGCCGCAGGCCACCGACGGTGGCGTGCGTGTCGTTACTGCTGTCTCGGCGCGCGTGCTTCTCGCACCTCGGCACCGTCACGGAGTTTGTCCTCGCAGTGAGGGCACACCCGGACGGTATCCATCTCGGCGGGAGCGAACACACGGACGTACGCTTCGGTCACGTACGATTCGCAGTTGTTGCAACGCGGCACGAGTATCTCCTATCCGTCCCGACTCTTATATGTTGGGTTCCTGAAACTGCCCGCCGTAGTGAGGTTTTCCTAGCGACCGAACTCGAAACGCACCGCGTCGCCCAGCGCCACCTGCGGGTCCACCTCGCGGCCGTCCTCGTGTCTGACGAACGAGAGGTAGAACGGTTCGCCACACCCCTCGCCGCGCGTCTCACTGGCGCCACAGACGAGTTCGACGCCGTCGCCGGCGGCGCTGTAGGCGTCCTCCGCGTCGTCGCTCGTCGTCTCCGGGTCCACCTCGTAGGCCGGGACGTACGACCACCCCTCGACGGGGTGCGGGGTGACGCACTTGTCCGCGAGGTACGCCCCGCGCTCGAGTTCGACGACGGCCCCACACCGCGGACAGGTGTACGTGACGGTGACCATACCGTGAGGAGGTACTCGGCGGGCTAAACGGGCACGGAAGCGGCGGGCTGCGCGGTCGAACGGCCACCCGACACCCCTGCCCGGACCGGCGATTGGGGAAGGACTTTGCCGACGCCGGGCGAGTGTGCGGGCATGATAGACGAGACCGTCGAGGAGATCGCCGAACTGCAGACCCACAGTTCCTCCATCGTCGCCGTGAAGGCCGCCGAGGCGCTGGTCGAACTCCGCGGCCGGGAGTTCGCCACCGTCGAGGAGTTCGTCCGGTCGCTCGAACGCAACTCCAGCGCCTTGCGTCGCGCCCAGCCCTCCCACGCGTCGCTGTTCACGACCCAACAGGAGATCGTCCGGCGCGTGAGCGAGCCCGAACCCGAGAGCGTCGGGGAGGGCAAGGAGCGACTGGCCGAGGTGGTGACGGAGGTGACCGAGCGCGTCGAGACGGCGAAGAGCGAGGCCGCCGCGAACGGCGCCGAGCTGTTCCGCGACGGCACCACCGTCCTCACGCACGACTACTCCTCGACCGTGCTGGAGGCCATCGAGACGGCCGCACGCGCTGGCAAGCACCTCACCGTCTACGTCACCGAGGCCCGCCCGCGCTACCTCGGGCGCAAGACGGCCCGCACGCTCGCGGGTATCGACCGCGTGGAGGCGACGTTGCTCACGGACGCCGCGTGCGGGCACGTCCTCGACGAGTGTGACCGGGTCGTCGTCGGGATGGACTGCATCGTCGGCGAGACGTTCTACAACCGGGTGGGCACGTTCCCCATCGCCGCGACGGCGGCCGAGCTCGCCGTCCCGATGCACGTCGTCGGCGCCTCCTCGAAGGTCATCGAGTCCGGCGGCTTCCAGTTCGAGAACGAGTTCCGCTCGACCAGCGAGGTCATGCGCGAACCGGCCGAGGGGTTCGACGTCGTCAACCCCGCCTACGACGCCACCCCGACCCACCTCCTCGAGTCGGTCGTCACGGACGAGGAGACGCTGAAGTTCTGAGTCAGGCGTCCAGCCACGCCTCGACGGCCCGCTCGAGGTCCACCGGCCCCTCGGCAACCCGGTCGGCTGCCGACAGGGCCGCCACCTCGTTCGTCCCGTTCAGGTAGCCGACCGTCTCGTACCCGGCCGCCGCGGCGGCCCGCAGGCCGTTGGCCGAGTCCTCGACAGCGAGCGACGCCGCGGGGTCGGCGTCCAGCACGGACGCCGCGCGGGCGTAGACGTCCGGGTCGGGTTTCCCCCGCTCCACGTGTTCGGCGCTCACGACGGCGTCGAAGGCCCCCCGGAGGTCGAACCGGTCGAGGACCCGGTCGATCCAGCGCACCGGCGAGGAGGAGACCAGCGCCACCCGTACGTCCGGGGCCTCCTCGAGCCTCGCCAGCAGCCCGTCGAGTCCCTCGAGCAGGGTCACCTGCTCGTCGTACACCGTCACGGCCGCCCGGTCGTACCGCTCGACGAACGCCGCCTCGTCGACCGTGGTGCCGTACTCGGCGGACAGGTGGTGGTAGAGGTCGTTGACGTTCATCCCCGTGACCTCCTCCGGGTCGACGTCGGTCGCGACCGTCGACGGGAATATCGACTCTCGCTCCAGTTCCAGCCAGTAGCGCTCCGAGTCGACCAGCACACCGTCCATGTCGAACGCGAGGACCCGCATCGATACCGGGGTTG includes the following:
- a CDS encoding A/G-specific adenine glycosylase gives rise to the protein MSGEATGGDPDADAGPRVPDDLDAVREALVSWYEADHRSYPWRETTDPYPILVSEVMSQQTQLDRVVEAWHDFLDEWPTVEALADADRAGVVGFWTDHSLGYNNRAKYLHEAARQVVSEHDGEFPRTPDGLQDLMGVGPYTANAVASFAFDDGDAVVDTNVERVLYRAFDVPDDDSTFERVANEVMPPGESRVWNNAVMELGGVACGKSPRCDEAGCPWREWCHAYGTGDFTAPDVPTQPSFDGSRRQMRGRVVKALREYEALPLSKLGPRVRVDYGGEYGEAWLHGLVSDLADDGLVEVADGDDDEPVARLRR
- a CDS encoding NADPH-dependent FMN reductase, translated to MSTHVVALVGSLRDQSYTRLASRIALDAAAAHGATTDLIDLGELDLPVFDADDREVGDAADLKARVADADSVLLATPVYHGSYSGVLKNALDYCGFDEFEHTTVGLLAVAGGGFPSPALDHLRIVGRSLNAWVLPHQAALPHVYRQFEDGELVDEDLRERVEKLGVRLVEYAHIEPDPRTVEARENVGADD
- a CDS encoding thymidine kinase is translated as MHAITQSGWVEVVTGCMFSGKTEELLRRLRRAEIAGQDVAAFTPAIDDRYGTATIGSHAGRRIEATVVDTEDPLPGMRDQLNGEDVVAVDEANFFGPALLDACETLAAEGRRVVVSGTDQTFRGEPFHPLPALIATAEYVEKLQAICTQCGEPATRNQRLVDGDPAHVDDPTVVVGADEAYEARCRSCHTVRRD
- a CDS encoding YIP1 family protein; this translates as MTTWVENPRGGRDRGPRGLARAWVEVLVRPRRFFRNGVAPGDQAPGLTFAVSVALVYLVTRFAFTPASVPLDVGRPLVSAAVSLLVAGIIVAPLTLHLASALQTVILIATVKDRAGVSETVQVVAYATAPCVLAGLPFPTLRVGCALWGFALLVVGMATVHDTSLPRAALAVFVPGLFVFGYAFGGVFALETVTGLELVSTEPPVAPADIGVDPGPS
- a CDS encoding RtcB family protein; translated protein: MTDTFDAGEFTLRKVREHVWEIPQEGEMRVPARILASEALLEEISDDKTLQQLRNTTHLPGIHRHALCMPDGHQGYGFPVGGVAGIDAENGCISPGAVGYDINCGVRMMKTDLTYDDVRGHEEELVEALFEAVPSGLGGGGIVEGGNAVEEALERGVDWALEEGWAVESDLTHCEDEGRRPDADPSAVSQKAKDRGRNQVGSLGSGNHFLEVQRVTDVFDGAIGDAYGLSEDQIVVLIHCGSRGLGHQVCNDYLREIEKTHEGLLSQLPDRELAAAPAGSQLAEEYYGAMCACINFAWVNRQLIMHRTREVFADVFDRPWEEMGMDLLYDVAHNIAKKEVHEVGVDAEGRPVADADAVDRVERELYVHRKGATRAFPAGRPEVPEAYRDVGQPVIIPGSMGAGSYVLCGGTDSMDLTFGSTAHGAGRLMSRTKAKQEYWGGDVQDDLRTQEVYVKAQSGATIAEEAPGVYKDVDEVVRVSDELGIGSKVARTFPVCNIKG
- a CDS encoding DUF7563 family protein; this translates as MPRCNNCESYVTEAYVRVFAPAEMDTVRVCPHCEDKLRDGAEVREARAPRQQ
- a CDS encoding translation initiation factor eIF-2B, with protein sequence MIDETVEEIAELQTHSSSIVAVKAAEALVELRGREFATVEEFVRSLERNSSALRRAQPSHASLFTTQQEIVRRVSEPEPESVGEGKERLAEVVTEVTERVETAKSEAAANGAELFRDGTTVLTHDYSSTVLEAIETAARAGKHLTVYVTEARPRYLGRKTARTLAGIDRVEATLLTDAACGHVLDECDRVVVGMDCIVGETFYNRVGTFPIAATAAELAVPMHVVGASSKVIESGGFQFENEFRSTSEVMREPAEGFDVVNPAYDATPTHLLESVVTDEETLKF
- a CDS encoding HAD family hydrolase; the encoded protein is MRVLAFDMDGVLVDSERYWLELERESIFPSTVATDVDPEEVTGMNVNDLYHHLSAEYGTTVDEAAFVERYDRAAVTVYDEQVTLLEGLDGLLARLEEAPDVRVALVSSSPVRWIDRVLDRFDLRGAFDAVVSAEHVERGKPDPDVYARAASVLDADPAASLAVEDSANGLRAAAAAGYETVGYLNGTNEVAALSAADRVAEGPVDLERAVEAWLDA